The following are encoded together in the Juglans microcarpa x Juglans regia isolate MS1-56 chromosome 2D, Jm3101_v1.0, whole genome shotgun sequence genome:
- the LOC121250723 gene encoding probable protein phosphatase 2C 58, whose translation MNGREILHKIIVKAGFGSSDTGKGKSKTSKHITHGFHMVKGKSSHPMEDYVVSEFKQVKDKELGLFAIFDGHSGHDVPSYLQSHLFENILKQNDFWTETESAIRRAYHETDDDILKKTSVLGRGGSTAVTAILIGGEKLVVANVGDSRAVICKNGVAKQLSVDHEPSKEKRLIEGRGGFVSNLPGDVPRVDGQLAVARAFGDKSLKLHLSSEPNVAVEMIDDDTESIILASDGIWKVMTNEDAVNCIKHIKDAQSAAKRLIEEAVSRKSKDDISCIVVKFQGEVLC comes from the exons ATGAATGGTCGAGAAATCCTCCACAAGATTATA GTAAAGGCGGGGTTTGGCTCGTCTGACACAGGAAAAGGCAAAAGCAAAACATCAAAGCACATCACACATGGCTTTCACATGGTAAAGGGAAAATCAAGTCATCCCATGGAAGATTATGTAGTATCTGAATTCAAGCAAGTTAAGGACAAGGAGTTGGGCTTGTTTGCAATATTTGATGGCCATTCAGGTCATGATGTTCCAAGCTACTTGCAAAGTCATctctttgagaatattttaaaacag AATGACTTTTGGACTGAAACAGAGAGTGCTATAAGGAGGGCTTATCATGAAACAGATGATGATATATTGAAGAAAACTTCAGTTTTGGGAAGAGGAGGGTCCACAGCTGTAACTGCAATACTGATCGGTGGTGAAAAGCTTGTAGTAGCAAATGTTGGAGATTCTAGGGCTGTTATATGTAAGAATGGTGTAGCCAAACAACTCTCAGTTGATCATGAGCCAAGCAAGGAGAAAAGGTTGATTGAGGGTCGTGGTGGTTTCGTATCAAACCTTCCAG GGGATGTCCCGCGTGTTGATGGACAGCTTGCTGTAGCAAGGGCATTTGGTGATAAGAGCTTAAAGTTACACCTTAGTTCAGAACCTAATGTGGCAGTTGAGATGATAGATGATGATACAGAATCCATTATTTTAGCAAGTGATGGGATATGGAAG GTGATGACAAACGAAGATGCAGTAAATTGTATTAAACACATTAAGGATGCTCAGTCAGCGGCAAAGCGTTTAATAGAGGAGGCTGTTTCTAGGAAAAGTAAGGATGACATATCCTGCATAGTAGTGAAGTTCCAAGGAGAGGTTCTCTGCTAG